The following are from one region of the candidate division TA06 bacterium genome:
- a CDS encoding (2Fe-2S) ferredoxin domain-containing protein, with product MPKLRPEDLEKIRERMRKMTMLREGAGKAKITVHMGTCGIAAGARKIMSTLMALLEESDAKDIILTTSGCAGLCSREPMATVELKGEAPVKYVDLTEEKIQKIFSEHVIGGKIVTEHAIAIGSERVS from the coding sequence ATGCCTAAGCTGAGACCCGAAGATTTGGAAAAGATTAGAGAGAGAATGAGGAAGATGACCATGCTGCGTGAGGGGGCAGGCAAGGCAAAGATTACAGTTCACATGGGGACCTGCGGGATAGCTGCTGGGGCGAGGAAGATAATGAGCACCTTGATGGCACTGCTTGAAGAGAGTGATGCAAAGGACATCATTCTTACCACATCTGGCTGTGCTGGGCTGTGCAGTAGGGAGCCCATGGCTACAGTTGAACTAAAGGGCGAAGCGCCTGTGAAGTATGTTGATTTGACAGAGGAGAAGATTCAGAAGATTTTTTCTGAGCATGTAATCGGGGGGAAGATAGTTACAGAGCATGCAATAGCCATAGGAAGCGAGCGAGTGTCGTAA
- a CDS encoding ATP-binding protein, which yields MEDISLHILDIVENSIAVSASRVEITVVEDMEKDLLLVEIKDNGQGMSEERLEKVLDPFFTTKSVRKVGLGLPLLAQAARQSGGDIEIESKVGIGTRVKATFQHSHPDRKPLGDIPETMRILRAGNPDIEFVYKYEKIEDSKNE from the coding sequence GTGGAGGACATATCCTTGCATATTCTTGACATTGTGGAGAATTCAATCGCTGTTTCTGCAAGTAGGGTTGAAATAACGGTTGTCGAAGACATGGAGAAAGACCTGCTTTTGGTTGAGATTAAAGACAATGGCCAGGGTATGAGCGAAGAGAGGCTCGAGAAAGTGCTAGATCCATTCTTCACTACCAAGAGCGTTAGAAAAGTGGGACTGGGACTTCCCCTTCTAGCCCAAGCGGCAAGACAGAGCGGTGGAGATATTGAGATAGAGTCAAAGGTCGGCATAGGGACCAGAGTCAAGGCTACGTTCCAGCACAGCCACCCTGATCGCAAGCCTCTGGGCGATATTCCTGAGACTATGAGGATCTTGAGGGCCGGCAATCCTGACATTGAGTTCGTATACAAGTACGAGAAAATCGAAGATAGCAAAAACGAGTGA